The genome window gttaaattgatgaaattgtgaaggggGTGCTGATGCCTTGTCATGCCAATGATGGACATTTGTTATTCAAATTGTATGCCTTGAATATGAGTTGAACTCTTTTATGGACTTTTTTGGAATTGTGAAAGAATGTcaacatttattttatttatttgtgtgtttttgtttgtgataattggtgaaCATTTGGGCTATATCTATTTATGTTtgtaatgaatttatgaaaacttgcGGTGAATTATGAtgttttagttatatttatcattccagGTTTCATGtataatttttagaaaatttattattatctcaaCTTAAATTTAGTTTTAAGTTATATTGATGAATGTATTTTAGGGACTTAAGTTATTAATAACCATGTTAGAGTGTATATTAGCCGTCAAGTTCCAGTGTAGACTATACACTGAAGACCTATGAAGTACTTAGCATTaaagctgcaaaaaaaaaaaaaaaaaaaactgttgaACCGGCCGGTCGGACCGTGAACCGCCCCCCTCTCCGGTTCACTagccggtccgagtttaaaaacattacCTATTAGAGGGTCAGCTTGAAACTTCAATTAAATTGAGTGGCTCCAATTGGGTCATGCTGACATTTAATATGGGACGTGAAGGAAACGAGGCCTTTTTAGTTCCAATTCTCTCCAATTGTataaactaataaaattttgatataaACATGATTTATAATTGAATTGGTACAAAACTCACGATTATAACAAAAATCTATTAGTGTATACCAAAATTGTGCCAGTTTATTCAATGAGACGGCATTGGATGGTACCTCAACTGGAAAAGCCCCGAATTCGAACGTAAACAACTCTCAGTAATTGCAATCGCTGATTGGACAAGGACATTGAGACCCACACTTAGAATAATTCTAGACGAGATTCATGCACAGAGAAATAAAGGCATCATCGAATTGGAGACTCGTGTCTTTTTTTTAAGGAGGTTGAGGGAAGGACAAGGATATTAACGGATGAAAACTTAAGATAATTAGTATTTGTTTGCCTTGCCACTTCTTGTTGGGTAATAACTGTTGTTCTTTTGTTTGGAAGCACTAGTATTGTAATTTTTTGATAACGTGAAGGTGGGTTTACACTCCCTGTCCTCTTCTAACCCTACCTCTTACCCCTCTTAGTGGTATAGCGTCCACGCTAGTAAATTCTCAAAGAGTCCGAGTTTATAAAATATTCCCAAATGATGATGGTTTTTTTAAAACTTCTTCTCAAAAGGTGAAAAATACATCCACTGCAAcggtttggattagctgttttttgaaatatttttgaaaaattttactgtagtaataaatatgaaaaacttttactataatttttttttaaatatttgatatattatatagATGAGAtgtttttttgaattattgtgTATTAATGTATCATTATATTTGAAaatcttatttttaaaaaatggtcaatccaaacagagctgtgcacattttttaatttgtctgagttttgaaagaGTGGCCTGATAGGGTGCACTTTAGTGGGGTGTTTTGGGCGTTATTGCATAATTATTTGACTGAATATCTTCattaattgggtggattctacCGATATTTTGCTTTGGTGCTAACTGCAGGAATTGGTACTAAAAAGTGCTTGAAGTCGAAATTTAGAAGATTCGTCGCACGGGAGCCACTTCAAGTACTGGGGTCCGCTCgagaagttgaagaaacttAATTGTAATAGATATTATTTTATCTATTTTGAGGGAGTCTGGTTGCAATTTTGAACAAATAACAATTTTCCCCTCCGAGAGGGGAAAATTATATTATCTCTCGCGCGGCTTAGGTTTAGAGAGCTTACTGGGGAATTAGAGAGGAGAGCCGCAgcttcgaaaaaaaaagaaaccagcAGGGAAGACAAGCCATTATTGTTGACTTTGTATTGTTCTTCATCTTTTGGTTGACTGGGGGGAATTCCTTGGCTTTTTGATTAGCCTTGACCGAGAAATCAAGGACTTGAAAATCTTTCTCGTATGCTTGCCTAGAAccaaaaagagagaaagcaaAGAGGGCCGCCATTGTTGACTAATATTGCTTTTCCTTCTGGCTTTGACCGGAATATAGATAGTGCATACGCTCTGTATATTTGGACATGAAAGGCAATTGGAAGCAATTATAATCAACCGATCCCTTTTCCTTCTCCGGTTGACTGAATTGAACGAGGGTCAGTATCAAAGCGTCGATGGCCTTTCCCTACCTCATCCGCGTGGCTTGCTCACTAATGGGGAactaaatccctaattctagtcaagggatAACTGATGAATTGGTTCAACTAATACTGTGAGATTTAAACCACTATGtattattttcctcatttactgatatttatatgttccttgcTTTTAATCGCTATAGCCTTGTGTATGATTagttagtgcgcaataattaattattcatataggctattttgctaaataggggtaattgaatccgtaattgttcgttatctctatctcagtagcaactggcataattggGTTTATCTCAGGGAGAcatatgatctaacttaaataaaccctcgtagcgtatTTATTGGTTAGGATTGAGCCtttttaattattaatgcaatctagaaattaaatcctacggtcgtacctaggattgtttttgggttagagaaatagcaaacggtcgtaccttagctatcgataaattaaggaaaggttggttgttaatcgcgtgcatgacaactataactaatctgttgataaatgttggaattatttctgcatcaatgatcagtgcatgaaccatttctgaagtgtacccttggctagagtttctccaattatttcttcaaattaattattttctgcagttactttatttttagcatttaATCGTGAAAACCCCCAGTTGTCTTGATTCGAAAAGGAATAAATTTCTCTCTAGTctctgaggagacgaccctgcttaccattgtctactagttagtgaattcagttaaataattaattcaagtatatcggattaaacaaactcttcgggaacagggtgaatcaagtaacccattgcacacctagagtccctgctccagtaccagaattgattattgactgtttcaggtggtagttaggttttatttattattattgcacaggttcggcacctgtcatggccaatccaaacaatatacgttctttaatttgtctaagttttgaaaattccCTCCTGTCCACACTTCATATATTGACCTCGTGCGTTCTAAACATGTGTCTTATCAGTTGAAAGAATAAATATGTCCCTTCTTATTCCATCTTCCTTTTCCCATACAACATTTCAATCCATAAagagattcactcacaaattaAGTAGCAAATTGTCAATCGGTATACCCATGAAACCACAAATACGATCCTTCTTAATCCATCTTCCTTCTCGAAAGTTGCAGTCATAAAATACATTCTTTAATTTGtctaaattttggaaattttctcgTATCCACACTCCATATTTGACTTCGTATATTTCGAACATATGTCTTATCAATCGAGAGGACAAATACGATCATTCTTATTCCATCTTCCTTCTCCTATACAATATTTCAATCCACAAAGCGATTTGTGGACCATGGAACTCAATATCAGTCACAAAATAGCAAATTTCCAATTTGTGGACCGTGGAACTCAATATCAAAAATACGACCCTTCTTAATCCATATTCCTTATCAAAAGCTACATTCATAAAATATGTACTTCTTTACTTTGTctaagtttttaaaattttctcgTGTTCACACTCCATATTTGACATTGTACATTCCAAGCATGCGTCTCATCAATGGAAAGGACAAATACGACTGTTCTTAATCTATCTTTCTTCTCCTAACAACCTTTCAATCCACGAAGATATTCATAAAGCTGTAAACGAATCGAATCGAATCGAATATCTTATATTTGAACTCTATTTTTTAAGCGATTCAAACTCAGTTCGTGTTCATTCGTTAactttcgaactccaaacttgtGCTCATATTCGACTCGTTAAGCAAAGTTCATGTTCGAATTTGAGTTCGTGTTCGGCTCGTTTAACATAAACGAGCCGTTTGCGAATATGCTTGAAAAGTTCGAATCCAAATTATTCTAGGCTTGTTTGTTTAACGGGTTATCAACTTATAACATTAGATTTAGTCATCAGGCATTAAAGGTGGAGACAAATGTAGCTGTCAAAGGGTCCCTGGCCATAAAACAAAATTATGTTTTTGTTTGACTGCTTTTGCTCAACAGTTGAAAACTAAACATTACAACTCTAACGGCTGGGAAGTGGAAACAAGAGTTCTTCACTTTATTCCTTGTCCCCCTTGGCCGACAATTGAGATTCATTCATCCATTACAACTCTAAAGGCTGGAAAGTGGAAACAAACGGCTGAATTATGTTTTAGAAATTAGAATGTCTTATGCGTAACCCTAAAATTTGCCAAATGACAATTATGTCCATATCCGCAAAAGTTCATAAAAACTCGTGAACATGATCGTGTTCGCTCGATtattaatcgaacaaaaaaaCTTTTTTGAATTGGATTTATTTAAAGTTTCGAACAAGCCCTTCACGAACACGAACAAACTGGGTTAGTTTTCTGGTTTACTGTCACACTAGCAATAGCCTGCCATTTGCAGGTGGGGTTTGCATTTTTCGATTTCTAGAGTCTTCCCCTACCCTCCCCCCCCAACAAGTCTTGTTACTGACTAGTGTCATTTATTTTGTAGGAGGATTGAAATTGTGGGAGGGTTTGGTGGATTTAGTGAAAACTCTTCAATCAGTGATGCAAGATGGGACACTTCCTGGAAAAGCAAGTTTTAGAGCTGGGCTTCATTTGCTGAGGTGATTGTACAGTCTTCTGCCACCTATGAATAGGGCAGCAAACGAACCGAACCGCTCGTGAGCAGTCAAACTCGATTCGAGCTCGTtcaatatcgagctcgagtcgagctcgaacaGGCTCGATTCGAGGttgagttcaaaatattaagctcgttggctcgcgagctcgaatatatatatattttttttaaatttttttattttaatagtaaaattacatatatatatccttaatattttttatttattaagaaaaatattatattatattatattttttaaaaaaaaaattattttttattttttcgagctcgagcttcaaATTGTCGGCtcgccgagctcgagctcaagttcaataaaattaagtcaagactcgactcgattaggccaaaactcgactcTACTCaactcgtttgcagccctatcTATGAACATGTTTATCTATTACTTTTCAAAAACCTTGCTGCTGTTTGCCAATTTTTACTGATTTTTGTGCTTAAATGTAAAAATGAGTTTCTCTTTAGGTGGTACCGAAGTACTCTTGTGCTTGAATTTTAATAATGCTTTACATTTTTCTATTCATTTCCTTTTAGATTTCTCTATTAAATCAATCTAATTTTTTGGTGCTGGTATGTGGTAACTATCAATTGAGAATGATGGCGATTGAGTTTGATTTAATGCCTTTAGAATAAGTCATTTAGTTGTCTGCATGACGATTTATAGTAATTTCTCTTACGACAACTACAGGTCAATACCAAACTTTCTTCAGCccacactacaacaaaaatggcctttaGAGGCATTTAAAGGTGTCAGTTTAAATAATCTAACCTGACACTTTATCTATCCTCACACTTAGGGCGAGTattgtcccttccaatgtggggatagcctcaaatctttagcagcattcaaatgtgtcagGAAAACCATGCTGCTATAGCATTCCTTCTGCcaacaaaaactattttttgtgATAATCGAAAGTGTTCGTATAGCATTAGAACATCAGTAGCGGATCAGTAGGTATCCAATTTATGAAGGCATCTTCAGTTGTCTTAATATATGGCTTTAAGGTCACGCAGCCATGTGAATTTACACTGCTTTGGACGACATGGTCATTTGTCATTAGTGTTTTCGAAGCTAAACTAtactgacacttttaattgccaggagttttttccctgtttttttttttatatggaagcaacctgcaattagtcctccctgctgtacattccatcaaccagaatcccaagagacttgtaaaattatcccaaagagcagaatgcatatagcaatttaaaagaagaagtcaatactcaaatatatttcaGTGAATTAAAAGTCGATAACAAGTACTAAAATCGCAAACAAGTGCTAAAAGCAAGTACTAAAATCCCAAACCAGTACCAAAAGATTGTCATTTACAATAACTTGAATGACTTTCTTGTGCACAAACTAAAAGACTCTCATCCCTAACAAGTTGAAAGAAGTAGAAGtagcttccaaactttccaTTTTGTTGAGAGTCCTCAGTCATAACCATGAAGTCCCATCATTCTTCAGCTGTTTCCACCTGTGCACACAGACCAAGGCGATCATTAGATCATCATAGCTAGAactaaaattccagaaaatctGCAATGTATTTAAGTGCATATCTCACCAAATGACAAGGCCAAGCAACTGGTGCACCAAGTGCATCTTGAATTGTTTGTTGCAAATCATATGGTCTAATCAATTGCTCACGTGGACTCATTGCAACTTGTATCTGTATTTCACACCAATTTGGCCCAAGAACTTGTCCGCCGACCTCATCCAATGGATTCAGACTCCGTAAATATCCCTTTGTCACGATTTTTGTTGGGTCAAACAAACTTTTTAGTGAAACCATATTCCCTACCTAGTAAAGATccaacaagtacaagaatcaaacTCATGCCAAATTCCAGTTTACAAATGTGAAAGTTTAAAAGTTGTAAATACTTACTCGAATAGGTCGCGTGGCTCGCGATGGAGTTTGGCTTGACACATTGTTagatgatgatgaaggatgTCTCGGGTTGTCAATTGGAGAGCCCCTTCCATGTTGAACTAAAACCATTTTCTTCAAGCTGGCTATTTCATCATCTTGTCGCTGAAGCCTTTCCTCCAAACGGACCAATGTTGACTGTTGTTGAACACTTATACGGTAACATGTGTTACGACTAGGAATGTCTTCCCATAAGTCCGTTGGATTCACACTGTCACTAAACAAGCGAACATAACCATGTTTGTCTTGCCCAACCACCTGGGCAAATATGTCATTACGACCAACTGGATCTTGCGACTCCGATGGAAGCTGATTTTTCATctcattcattttttcctacaTAATAAAGGAAAACACTTGTTATTGCAAAAGCCTGCCTGAAAATAATGGTAGAATTTATAGGCTTGTGTTCTCAGATCCTTACCAAATTCTCAGCAACTATGGTACTTGATGGAGTTCCATCGGCATGGATATAAAACTTATTGAACATTTCTACTCTAGTAGGAGGTCTTCCCAACTGTTTGGCCTAtaagaaattgaatttttttaattatagttttagcatttagcatataattaaaaaacaagCTAACATAATGAAACATGTACGagtaaaaaaaattagcaactaaaaaatggatgagataTCACCAAGTGGTTCCGAAGATGGGCAAATGACTTTTTTCCAGTTGTGTGgttcatcttcttctcccctctagctttcttgttcctctcacttagtttctaaatttcaaaatcaaaaccaaGATTACCGCATTGGATAAACACAACTTTATGAAGAATGTTGTAGCTGATTTGTACCTTTGCTTCTTCACTTTTCCAATAAGCCCAAAGTTTGATCCATTGCTCTTCCCGTACCCTTGTGTCCTTTTGAAACCGAACTTCAGCATTTAGCATGGCAGGATCAAAATATGTAGCCTTTAAATCTGCCTTCCAGCTTCTCCATTTTTTGCCAATAGATCTTAAGGTCCAAGCTTCTAATCCCATAGGCAAAGCAAACCTTTCCTGAAACGTAGTTAGGAACAAGAAAATCAACATAACTTCACAGTAATTTTTGTAGAAAGCATACATAATACAAATGCTACCATTACCTTTATCACTTCTAACATATCCATTTTAAGTTTCCTTGGCATCTTAAGCCAACTTTCAACATCTATTGGACAATACATACCATTCCTAGCCAAACTGTCCAAGAATTCAGAGAAAGAGGTTTTCTCACTTATTGGGATCCCATTGTCATCGAGTTTAATCTCAATCAGTGGAAGGTCCTTAGGCCGACCCCAAATTTCTTTCATAAATGTAGGGTCTCGGGTTTTCTGATGTACTTCACTTGAATCATTTGTAGTTTCTTTTCCtgtataaaataagaaaaaggtgCAAGTTATGAACATAAAAAATGCACTTCTGGAATTGGTTCAAACAGTTAGTAATACCTGCATCGTCCGAGTTGCATGACATGAAGGTGGTGTCATTGGAATGTGGACCTTGAGAATCCTGATTTGGATTTTCTTCAGTTGGTACGTGCCTTGTTCCAAGTGGAGATTGTTGAATTGGAGAGTTCTGGCACTGCTCATGCGACTGTGAACCTCCATCAACTTGTTGATTAACTTGGTCACCTGATTCCTGCATTATTCCCAATGTAGAATTCTGAATTGGAGATTGAGGTGCCCGAGCAGCTTCTCCTTGAACTTGTTCAATTacattttcatggcttgttccAAGTGGAGGCTGCTGCCTTGTTTCATGATATGAGGGAGGTTGCTCAATTGGTTCATCTCTCAATCCATTTGCACCGCGCTTACATTTTCGACCTCTACGGGCCATACCTGCATAATTCACCATTTATTTGATACCAGGTCCaccaccatatatatatattttgggggAAGAAAGGGCCAAATGTAAATGTGTAGCCTTTATTGAAGGGACAAATGTAAATGtaaatgtgtatatatattttttgtttacTAATACGAATCAACCAATACAGCTACTATCAAAGTTTTTGCAAATTTTATACAAATACACCCTGTTCACTTTCCTAGTCATTAGTAGCAAAACTAACTGCATAAGCAGCTACTTCAGCACCAGATC of Coffea eugenioides isolate CCC68of unplaced genomic scaffold, Ceug_1.0 ScVebR1_18;HRSCAF=85, whole genome shotgun sequence contains these proteins:
- the LOC113756008 gene encoding uncharacterized protein LOC113756008, with amino-acid sequence MARRGRKCKRGANGLRDEPIEQPPSYHETRQQPPLGTSHENVIEQVQGEAARAPQSPIQNSTLGIMQESGDQVNQQVDGGSQSHEQCQNSPIQQSPLGTRHVPTEENPNQDSQGPHSNDTTFMSCNSDDAGKETTNDSSEVHQKTRDPTFMKEIWGRPKDLPLIEIKLDDNGIPISEKTSFSEFLDSLARNGMYCPIDVESWLKMPRKLKMDMLEVIKERFALPMGLEAWTLRSIGKKWRSWKADLKATYFDPAMLNAEVRFQKDTRVREEQWIKLWAYWKSEEAKAKQLGRPPTRVEMFNKFYIHADGTPSSTIVAENLEKMNEMKNQLPSESQDPVGRNDIFAQVVGQDKHGYVRLFSDSVNPTDLWEDIPSRNTCYRISVQQQSTLVRLEERLQRQDDEIASLKKMVLVQHGRGSPIDNPRHPSSSSNNVSSQTPSRATRPIRVGNMVSLKSLFDPTKIVTKGYLRSLNPLDEVGGQVLGPNWCEIQIQVAMSPREQLIRPYDLQQTIQDALGAPVAWPCHLVETAEE